The Stratiformator vulcanicus genome has a segment encoding these proteins:
- the lepB gene encoding signal peptidase I has product MAKAAARTKSKGEKTPSATPAQKKAKQKKSRSKDGTRDTIESIVIAFIFAFLVRTFEAEAFVIPTGSMAETLFGRHKDIECPECDFHFEIGASEEFGRNQFEGVVIAPKRIQTATCPNCRYEFDVKSNPAFRGDRIIVNKFTYEVGNPDRWDVVVFKYPEDPETNYIKRLVGLPGETLEIKQGDLYRIGEDGRAEILRKQAYAKEQAMRFVVYDNNLPASALSEAGYPERWFPAAKDGAPGNVAGWSLDAVGWDADYESRTFALSGDAATGDKPRWLRYRHLPPTERDWERVLAGEQPDPQASLILDFCGYNAWSSRINQIDNQRYWVGDLAVSASFDIAAIGENPEVLIELVEGERRYRCRIDPSTGLARLSFLDALSAGDDPDDEMMLAEADTWLKGEGAYDVVFSNTDDRLRLLINGSEVKFGAAAEYQPYGALEVQLPTGNDLAPVGIAARGVDLTVGDLKIDRDIYYRGEYLNPLFERFEQAGDFFLESAVPDEVLNDAVTDPERWGRLYLDNLLALAQAVPPEVYRYELGPDEFLMLGDNSQRSKDSRLWSNVRGATHRYAVHRSALVGKAFFFLWPHGLPIGNETEDGVPQGWAIPGLEGFCYHKVVKRGPDGRDYVTIDEDYQQFGVPFIPNFARIFRPIR; this is encoded by the coding sequence ATGGCCAAGGCAGCCGCACGAACGAAGTCGAAGGGCGAAAAAACGCCGAGTGCGACTCCGGCACAGAAAAAAGCCAAGCAGAAGAAATCCCGCTCTAAGGACGGGACGCGCGACACGATCGAATCGATCGTGATCGCCTTCATCTTCGCGTTCCTGGTCCGGACGTTCGAAGCTGAAGCCTTCGTGATACCGACCGGCTCGATGGCGGAAACGCTGTTCGGCCGGCACAAAGACATTGAATGTCCTGAGTGCGATTTTCACTTCGAGATCGGTGCGAGCGAGGAATTCGGCCGCAACCAGTTCGAAGGGGTCGTGATCGCACCGAAGCGGATTCAAACGGCGACCTGCCCCAACTGCCGCTATGAGTTCGACGTCAAATCGAATCCGGCGTTCCGCGGCGACCGCATTATCGTCAACAAATTCACCTACGAAGTCGGCAACCCCGATCGATGGGACGTCGTCGTCTTCAAATATCCCGAAGACCCGGAGACGAACTACATCAAACGGCTCGTCGGCCTGCCGGGCGAGACGCTCGAAATCAAGCAGGGCGATCTGTACCGCATCGGCGAAGACGGGCGGGCCGAAATCTTGCGCAAGCAGGCGTATGCCAAAGAGCAAGCGATGCGGTTTGTCGTTTATGACAATAATCTGCCCGCATCGGCACTCAGCGAAGCCGGCTATCCCGAGCGATGGTTCCCCGCCGCCAAAGACGGCGCACCGGGCAACGTGGCCGGTTGGTCGCTCGACGCCGTCGGCTGGGATGCCGACTACGAGAGCCGAACGTTCGCCCTCTCCGGCGACGCGGCAACAGGCGATAAGCCGCGTTGGCTTCGCTACCGGCATTTGCCACCCACCGAACGAGATTGGGAGCGGGTGCTTGCCGGAGAACAACCCGACCCGCAGGCGTCCCTCATTCTTGATTTCTGCGGTTACAACGCGTGGTCGTCTCGGATCAATCAGATCGACAATCAGCGGTATTGGGTCGGCGATCTGGCCGTCTCAGCCTCGTTCGACATCGCCGCGATCGGCGAAAATCCCGAAGTACTGATCGAGCTTGTCGAAGGCGAGCGGCGCTATCGCTGCCGGATCGATCCCTCCACAGGTCTGGCACGCCTGTCGTTTCTCGACGCGCTCAGCGCGGGGGACGATCCGGACGATGAGATGATGCTCGCCGAGGCCGATACGTGGCTCAAAGGCGAGGGGGCCTACGATGTCGTCTTCAGCAACACCGACGATCGGCTCCGGCTGCTCATTAACGGTTCGGAGGTGAAGTTCGGCGCAGCAGCCGAGTATCAGCCTTACGGTGCCTTAGAGGTGCAGCTACCGACAGGGAATGATCTCGCGCCGGTGGGGATCGCCGCGCGGGGGGTCGACCTGACCGTCGGCGACTTAAAAATCGACCGCGACATTTACTACCGAGGCGAATATCTCAACCCGCTGTTCGAGCGGTTCGAACAGGCCGGCGACTTCTTTTTGGAATCGGCGGTGCCCGACGAAGTCCTCAACGACGCCGTGACCGATCCCGAACGATGGGGACGGTTGTACCTCGACAATCTGCTCGCGCTGGCTCAGGCCGTGCCTCCCGAAGTCTACCGCTATGAACTGGGGCCGGATGAGTTCTTAATGCTCGGCGATAATAGCCAGCGATCAAAAGACAGCCGGTTGTGGAGCAACGTCCGCGGGGCGACGCATCGCTACGCCGTACATCGGTCGGCACTTGTCGGCAAAGCGTTCTTCTTCCTGTGGCCCCACGGCTTGCCGATCGGAAACGAGACCGAGGACGGCGTCCCGCAAGGTTGGGCGATCCCCGGCTTGGAGGGGTTCTGCTATCACAAAGTCGTCAAGCGCGGCCCTGACGGCCGCGATTACGTCACGATCGACGAAGACTACCAGCAGTTCGGAGTGCCGTTTATTCCGAACTTCGCCCGGATCTTCCGGCCCATTCGGTAG
- the lepB gene encoding signal peptidase I yields MAVPRPTHFYRLSPPAVPINQPSAASEKIPNGDTAESGGTRFRALAETLAGLAMSVVLFRAFEVEGYMISTGSMAPTLYGYHKRVECPSCGRYFAVGVSIDENSPTGPAMGSDDSDASDSDSSYEGVIRLSDRDRADCPNCGQRHINAGIVPRNHGDQLLVLKNAYDFRHPARWEVVVFRNPGDPQQAYVKRVVGLPGESVQVRDGDVYVEGKLCRKSLESQRGMRINVHDTSFLPLGDPDFQSRWTASRGSGWSPAEGGGYRFELAKLDAESNGEPTYHWMRYRHRIRAGGMHRTSATIPKSAGPIEPVISGPLMPFDWSPSKRTLTVTGVLSADWAERIKLWNGSPIFHATVDELRRKSHEAPITDAYAYNHDPAGVGVRDVRDLMLVADVTLSPKAEIAFEIADGREHFRVLIDAGDGRMQLVSTERPGEILRETTLRPDDLTGPISVELSVIDRQVLVALDGQLALEPLTYASSEEYEPGPSPVRIGVRRGEVTIDRLRLFRDVHYTAGRARNGIDEPYQLGDDEYFVLGDNSPVSLDSRAWPEGAVAGDLLIGKPFVVHLPSRPGTLNFGNRTLDVRIPDFSRVRFVR; encoded by the coding sequence ATGGCTGTTCCGCGACCGACACATTTCTATCGCCTCTCCCCGCCCGCCGTGCCAATCAACCAACCGTCTGCAGCATCGGAAAAGATTCCGAACGGTGACACCGCCGAATCCGGCGGCACGCGGTTTCGCGCGCTGGCGGAAACGTTGGCGGGGCTGGCGATGTCGGTCGTGCTGTTTCGCGCCTTCGAGGTCGAAGGCTATATGATCTCGACGGGGTCGATGGCTCCGACACTGTACGGTTACCACAAGCGGGTCGAATGCCCTTCATGTGGACGATATTTCGCGGTCGGCGTGTCAATCGACGAGAATTCCCCAACCGGTCCGGCAATGGGGTCTGATGACAGTGACGCGAGCGACTCCGATTCGTCGTACGAAGGGGTGATCCGGCTGTCGGATCGTGATCGGGCCGACTGCCCGAACTGCGGGCAGCGTCATATCAATGCCGGGATCGTGCCACGCAATCACGGCGACCAACTTCTCGTACTGAAGAACGCTTACGATTTTCGACATCCCGCGCGGTGGGAGGTCGTCGTCTTTCGCAACCCCGGCGATCCGCAGCAGGCTTACGTAAAGCGGGTCGTCGGTCTGCCGGGCGAGTCGGTGCAGGTGCGTGACGGTGACGTCTACGTCGAAGGCAAGCTGTGTCGCAAGTCGCTCGAATCGCAACGTGGGATGCGGATCAACGTGCATGACACGTCGTTCCTGCCGTTGGGTGATCCCGACTTTCAGTCTCGCTGGACCGCCTCCCGGGGCAGCGGCTGGAGTCCCGCCGAGGGAGGCGGATACCGATTTGAGCTAGCGAAATTAGACGCCGAATCAAATGGCGAACCGACTTATCACTGGATGAGGTATCGGCATCGGATTCGCGCCGGCGGGATGCACCGGACTTCGGCCACGATTCCCAAGAGCGCCGGACCGATCGAGCCGGTCATCAGCGGGCCGCTCATGCCGTTCGACTGGAGCCCGTCGAAGCGGACGCTGACTGTCACCGGGGTGCTCTCAGCCGATTGGGCCGAGCGGATCAAATTATGGAACGGAAGCCCGATCTTTCACGCGACCGTCGACGAACTGCGCCGCAAATCGCACGAAGCCCCGATCACCGATGCTTACGCCTACAACCATGACCCCGCTGGTGTCGGGGTGCGGGACGTCCGCGATCTGATGCTCGTTGCCGATGTGACCCTCTCCCCAAAAGCGGAGATCGCCTTCGAGATCGCCGACGGTCGTGAGCATTTCCGGGTCTTGATCGATGCCGGCGACGGCCGCATGCAATTGGTTTCGACCGAGCGTCCGGGGGAAATTCTGCGGGAGACGACGCTCCGCCCAGATGATTTGACCGGGCCGATTTCGGTCGAGCTGTCGGTGATCGATCGCCAGGTACTCGTGGCACTCGACGGCCAATTGGCCCTGGAGCCGTTGACGTATGCCTCTTCCGAAGAGTACGAACCCGGTCCGTCACCGGTGCGGATCGGGGTGCGCCGCGGAGAAGTGACCATCGATCGGCTGCGACTGTTCCGCGACGTTCATTACACGGCGGGACGGGCCCGCAACGGCATCGACGAACCCTATCAGCTCGGGGACGACGAGTACTTCGTGCTCGGCGATAACAGTCCCGTGTCGCTCGACAGCCGGGCCTGGCCGGAAGGCGCCGTCGCTGGAGATTTGCTGATCGGCAAACCGTTCGTCGTGCACTTGCCATCTCGCCCGGGCACATTGAACTTTGGAAATCGAACGCTCGACGTTCGAATCCCCGACTTCAGCCGCGTAAGATTCGTACGCTGA
- a CDS encoding vWA domain-containing protein: MTNLITTTRLAGSLPQTVPARPGWYRDAADQHGEASANPETAARSASYLPTAWKGLAVSFLGHAALLLLLGLIFFHRDLAPASEAIVISTALDTAVEPLTAVSIDVSDSASASVPTFEQTFEHVASDSFLPTAPSSPFAANVGAQATLAGVNLGSLVGDAGGTTGSGGAAKGKSKTSFFGIEANGKHFAFIVDRSGSMSTFNAIYHAKKELIRAIGALGVDSRYDIVFYNHEHVAVASPQGSETLRASFKEQLPQQINAVLPFGGTNPMPALRVALKRRPDVVFFLTDANFGLFDRNDLMAISNWNEHGSTIHCIRFKTAENTYVDSLLNALSVHHGGRYNVVDLRQIGLEWIGQ, from the coding sequence ATGACCAATCTGATCACCACAACCCGGCTGGCCGGAAGTTTGCCGCAGACCGTCCCTGCGCGACCTGGGTGGTATCGAGATGCCGCCGATCAGCACGGCGAGGCATCGGCGAATCCCGAGACTGCGGCGCGGTCGGCTTCTTATCTGCCGACCGCTTGGAAGGGACTGGCGGTCAGCTTCCTGGGGCACGCAGCGCTGCTACTGCTGCTCGGCCTGATCTTCTTTCATCGGGACCTGGCACCGGCATCGGAAGCGATCGTGATCTCGACGGCTCTCGACACGGCGGTCGAACCGCTGACAGCCGTGTCGATCGACGTCTCCGATTCCGCTTCGGCTTCGGTCCCGACGTTCGAGCAGACATTCGAGCATGTCGCCTCTGATTCCTTTCTGCCGACCGCCCCGTCGTCCCCATTTGCTGCGAATGTCGGTGCGCAAGCGACGCTCGCGGGTGTGAATCTCGGATCGCTCGTCGGGGACGCCGGCGGGACAACCGGTTCGGGTGGGGCCGCCAAAGGCAAAAGCAAAACGAGCTTCTTCGGCATCGAGGCCAACGGAAAACACTTTGCCTTTATCGTCGACCGGTCCGGCAGCATGTCGACCTTTAATGCGATCTACCATGCGAAGAAAGAACTTATCCGCGCCATCGGCGCGCTCGGCGTCGACTCGCGGTATGACATCGTATTTTACAACCACGAACACGTCGCGGTCGCCTCACCGCAGGGATCTGAAACTCTGCGGGCATCGTTTAAGGAACAACTTCCTCAGCAAATTAATGCCGTCCTGCCGTTTGGAGGCACGAATCCGATGCCAGCGCTGCGTGTCGCTTTGAAAAGGCGACCGGATGTCGTGTTCTTTTTAACAGATGCAAACTTCGGTCTGTTCGACCGGAACGACTTAATGGCGATCTCAAACTGGAACGAACACGGTTCGACGATCCACTGCATCCGCTTTAAGACCGCGGAAAACACGTACGTTGACAGCTTGCTGAATGCGCTCTCGGTGCATCACGGCGGCCGATATAACGTCGTCGATCTCAGGCAAATCGGACTGGAGTGGATTGGTCAGTGA